A region of Paenibacillus sp. 37 DNA encodes the following proteins:
- a CDS encoding YolD-like family protein — translation MSKKLEANGLWESSRMMLPQHKERIIQHRTQIHHQAKPLIHEDEWEIIAQHIDMSLNYTLQATFEVFNESGNRYIHGIVTSVSAFGKKIKIEMDNGFEWVDFDQLVTVKFEEGGGVYGETNF, via the coding sequence ATGAGCAAAAAACTGGAGGCCAATGGATTATGGGAATCGAGCCGCATGATGCTTCCACAACATAAAGAACGAATTATACAGCATCGTACTCAAATTCATCATCAAGCGAAACCACTGATTCATGAAGATGAGTGGGAGATTATTGCTCAACATATAGATATGTCCCTCAACTATACGTTGCAAGCCACCTTTGAAGTGTTTAATGAGTCAGGCAATCGGTATATACACGGAATCGTCACTTCAGTCAGCGCCTTTGGAAAAAAAATAAAAATTGAAATGGATAATGGATTTGAATGGGTCGATTTTGATCAATTGGTCACTGTAAAGTTTGAAGAAGGAGGAGGTGTGTACGGTGAGACAAACTTCTGA
- a CDS encoding RCC1 domain-containing protein: MDYNNSRNEAVFETKRLRNCTIAAGRRHTVALKSDGTVTAAGDNKYGQCKVSDWCDIVAVAAGNVHMATNTGNAHTVGLKSDGTVTAIGWNKHDQCNVSEWRDIVTVSAGWCRTVGVKSDGTVVAVGRNNEGECNVSSWHDIVSVTTGDWHTVGLKIDGTVTAVGNNKYNQCNVHDWGDILAVSAGYLHTVGLRSDGTVLAMGRNNNGECDVSGWRDIVAVAAGSYHTVGLKSDGTMVAVGSNKHHQCDVSGWHDIRAVSAGCAHTIGLKSDGTMVAVGDNDYGQCDVSGWSIIQQ, translated from the coding sequence ATGGACTACAACAACTCACGGAATGAAGCGGTTTTTGAGACGAAACGGCTCCGTAACTGTACCATAGCGGCGGGTCGTCGTCATACCGTTGCTCTTAAATCTGACGGAACAGTAACAGCTGCGGGTGATAATAAATATGGTCAATGTAAGGTAAGCGATTGGTGCGATATCGTCGCAGTTGCAGCGGGTAATGTTCATATGGCTACGAATACAGGTAATGCCCATACCGTTGGTCTTAAATCTGATGGTACGGTAACAGCTATAGGTTGGAATAAGCATGACCAATGCAATGTAAGCGAATGGCGCGATATCGTAACCGTTTCGGCAGGTTGGTGCCGTACGGTTGGGGTTAAATCAGATGGCACCGTGGTTGCGGTGGGGCGAAATAATGAAGGGGAATGCAACGTGAGCAGCTGGCATGATATTGTATCGGTCACGACGGGTGACTGGCATACAGTCGGTCTAAAAATAGACGGAACGGTAACAGCGGTTGGTAACAATAAGTATAACCAATGTAACGTACACGACTGGGGCGACATATTAGCTGTTTCGGCGGGGTATCTTCATACAGTTGGGCTCAGATCGGACGGCACGGTATTGGCTATGGGTAGAAATAATAATGGCGAATGCGACGTAAGCGGTTGGCGCGATATTGTAGCAGTTGCAGCTGGGAGTTATCATACCGTTGGTCTTAAGTCTGATGGTACGATGGTTGCTGTGGGTTCGAATAAACATCACCAATGTGATGTAAGTGGCTGGCATGACATTAGAGCTGTTTCGGCGGGCTGTGCCCATACGATTGGACTAAAATCGGATGGTACGATGGTTGCTGTGGGTGATAATGATTATGGACAATGTGATGTAAGCGGATGGAGTATCATTCAACAATAA
- a CDS encoding cation transporter codes for MKNIVLNVQGMNCQHCVNSIEGALKEIGVSGKVNLSDDSVEATYDEHQVSLEQIKEVIEEQGYEVA; via the coding sequence ATGAAAAACATTGTTTTGAATGTACAAGGTATGAACTGCCAACATTGTGTAAACTCCATCGAAGGTGCTCTGAAAGAAATCGGAGTGAGTGGCAAGGTGAACCTCAGTGATGATTCGGTTGAAGCGACGTATGATGAACATCAAGTCTCCTTGGAGCAAATTAAAGAAGTTATTGAAGAGCAAGGCTACGAAGTAGCGTAA